The Ornithinimicrobium faecis genome includes a window with the following:
- a CDS encoding helicase-associated domain-containing protein: MPIRARSLADDLRGRSPEDLVALLVERPDLARPTPADLTTLAARATTRASVQRALDGLDLAHLQTLEVVCVLGAAQVADIAAALGEPKRSPRVAELADRLCALALCWRSPEGYRAARTVQEVIGAPAGLGPETEDAPTGVELTEALAGVDRRGRAILDALTWGPPIGVLPAGGSGDTAMREAGEHLLAHRLLRRTDESHVLLPRQVALRLRDGRVHRATELAAPTTTDPVLDADLVDATAGGRAAQLLEQAAELLDEWGSRPPRVLRTGGLAVRDLSRVSTLLEASPTEVAWLVEVLHAAGLIAADESADPSWMPTGESDDWAERGAGARWASLASAWHGMAAGPSLVGSPDGTGKVNALSTQTSWPFGRQRRHDVLAALATLPTGSAPSTDFLADLLRWRHPIRMSRSADPGIDTVLREADWAGLTGRGALATAALDLLTGKVTAAGQRMDRHIPEAVEHVLVQADLTAVAPGRLDGPARSVMRLLGEVESRGGATVHRITESGIRRALDLGWSADRVLSEVSAVSRTGVPQPLEYLVRDVARRHGVARVGSVGSYVRSDDAALLDRVLADRTLGMLQLRRIAPTVLVSPVPAGTVLDVLREGQYGPVPEGEDGGLTLVSLQDHRAARRPVAPTRVSTVDSETAARIVATMISGESNRPAGGNGLPAPTDPVVTSSLLREAAAERLPVWIGYADEVGGIQRLLLRPTVVEQGRVRGTVADQDAPRTFLLHRISGVAAAD, encoded by the coding sequence GTGCCCATCCGTGCCCGGAGCCTCGCCGACGACCTGCGCGGACGCTCCCCCGAGGACCTTGTCGCGCTGCTCGTGGAGCGTCCCGACCTGGCTCGTCCGACCCCGGCCGACCTGACCACGCTCGCGGCCCGCGCGACGACGCGCGCCAGCGTGCAGCGTGCCCTCGACGGGCTCGATCTGGCCCACCTGCAGACCCTCGAGGTCGTCTGTGTCCTCGGTGCTGCTCAGGTCGCTGACATCGCCGCTGCGCTCGGGGAGCCCAAGCGATCACCACGCGTCGCCGAGCTGGCCGACCGGTTGTGCGCCCTCGCCCTGTGCTGGCGCAGCCCCGAGGGCTATCGCGCGGCCCGAACCGTCCAGGAGGTCATCGGGGCCCCGGCCGGCCTGGGGCCGGAGACCGAGGACGCACCCACCGGCGTCGAACTCACCGAGGCGCTCGCGGGCGTGGACCGTCGCGGGCGGGCCATCCTGGATGCGCTGACCTGGGGCCCGCCGATCGGGGTGCTCCCGGCCGGCGGCAGCGGGGACACCGCGATGCGCGAGGCCGGCGAACACCTGCTGGCTCACCGTCTGCTGCGACGCACCGACGAGAGTCACGTGCTGCTCCCCCGCCAGGTCGCCCTGCGGCTGCGCGACGGTCGTGTGCACCGAGCGACCGAGCTCGCGGCACCGACGACGACCGACCCGGTGCTCGACGCCGACCTGGTCGACGCGACAGCCGGCGGCCGAGCGGCCCAGCTGCTCGAGCAGGCCGCCGAACTGCTCGACGAGTGGGGCTCACGTCCGCCCCGGGTGCTGCGCACCGGAGGGCTCGCAGTGCGCGACCTGTCCCGGGTCTCGACCCTCCTGGAGGCGAGCCCGACCGAGGTTGCCTGGTTGGTGGAGGTGCTGCACGCGGCGGGGCTGATCGCCGCCGACGAGTCAGCTGACCCGTCGTGGATGCCGACCGGTGAGTCCGACGACTGGGCCGAGCGTGGCGCCGGCGCGCGGTGGGCCAGCCTGGCGTCCGCCTGGCACGGCATGGCTGCCGGTCCCTCCCTCGTCGGCTCTCCCGACGGCACCGGCAAGGTCAACGCCCTCAGCACCCAGACCTCCTGGCCCTTCGGCCGCCAGCGCCGACACGACGTCCTGGCCGCACTGGCCACCCTGCCCACTGGCTCCGCTCCGTCGACCGACTTCCTCGCCGACCTGCTGCGGTGGCGTCACCCGATCCGCATGAGTCGCTCCGCGGATCCCGGCATCGACACGGTGCTGCGGGAGGCGGACTGGGCGGGTCTCACCGGTCGTGGCGCCCTGGCCACGGCAGCACTCGACCTGCTCACCGGCAAGGTGACCGCTGCCGGTCAGCGGATGGACCGCCACATCCCCGAGGCGGTCGAGCACGTCCTGGTCCAGGCCGACCTGACAGCCGTCGCCCCCGGCCGGCTCGACGGCCCCGCCCGCTCGGTGATGCGTCTGCTCGGTGAGGTCGAGTCCCGTGGTGGCGCCACCGTGCACCGGATCACCGAGAGCGGCATCCGGCGCGCCCTCGACCTGGGCTGGTCCGCCGACCGGGTGCTCAGCGAGGTCTCGGCAGTGAGCCGGACCGGGGTGCCCCAGCCGCTTGAGTACCTGGTCCGTGACGTCGCGCGCCGCCACGGTGTCGCCCGCGTCGGATCGGTCGGGTCCTATGTGCGCTCGGACGACGCCGCACTGCTCGACCGGGTGCTGGCCGACCGCACTCTCGGCATGCTCCAGCTGCGCCGGATCGCCCCGACCGTGCTGGTCAGCCCGGTCCCCGCCGGCACCGTGCTCGACGTGCTCCGCGAGGGGCAGTACGGCCCGGTCCCCGAGGGCGAGGACGGCGGGCTGACCCTCGTGTCCCTGCAGGATCACCGCGCGGCACGGCGCCCGGTGGCCCCAACGCGAGTCAGCACCGTCGACTCCGAGACGGCCGCCCGCATTGTGGCCACCATGATCAGCGGAGAGTCCAACCGCCCCGCCGGCGGCAACGGCCTGCCGGCCCCGACCGATCCTGTGGTCACCTCCTCGCTGCTGCGCGAGGCCGCCGCCGAGCGACTGCCGGTCTGGATCGGCTACGCCGACGAGGTCGGTGGCATCCAGCGCCTGCTGCTGCGACCCACGGTTGTGGAGCAGGGGCGGGTGCGCGGGACGGTGGCCGACCAGGACGCCCCCCGGACCTTCCTGCTGCACCGGATCTCCGGCGTCGCTGCCGCCGACTGA
- a CDS encoding DUF5129 domain-containing protein, producing the protein MSIRQRALIGGAASVGVVGTSIALFASQAPGNPATELQIEDTAQVIYAPDVEAAVEDLQFYEPTTVAVFTHRGGSEALTDDYALNDAVLAFAQDSRPDWLSDNEQKWADDLFIMAVDPEGRLVGTYFGENRKVSQGDQDNIQEATKDDFRAGRWTEGMIAGIEDAAGQMNQPVARSGVGIGVGAGASFVTLLGAGGYLWAGLNRRDKSREARAVGDRAMANVVRDYDETQIHANLIPEQSRYGGAMLGRYEEYTAQFRELTELGNEAKGIPESAYDSADTVSTMTTYRETAESLDTLDDVIADSAALLNLDRAWPQAWERQVATLRADLEGVEPLLSSTLDEEVRGLAASQPLREFASAGLAELDRLRGGLESGEVSPDDALDAVRELRDGLSGHLDSLAGDVARQVGDDEDEREMMESAMHRERVKREPTILSTTDHTWTWITINSFATGYSNGTQEVQSSRQAASSSGSTSGYSSGGSFSGAGSSSRF; encoded by the coding sequence ATGTCGATCCGTCAACGCGCCCTGATCGGGGGCGCCGCCAGCGTCGGGGTCGTCGGGACCAGCATCGCGCTGTTTGCGAGCCAGGCGCCCGGCAACCCGGCGACAGAGTTGCAGATCGAGGACACTGCACAGGTCATCTATGCGCCTGACGTGGAGGCCGCGGTGGAGGACCTGCAGTTCTACGAGCCCACCACCGTCGCGGTCTTCACCCACCGCGGCGGGTCCGAGGCGCTCACCGACGACTACGCGCTCAACGACGCGGTCCTGGCGTTTGCCCAGGACAGCCGCCCCGACTGGCTCAGCGACAACGAGCAGAAGTGGGCCGACGACCTGTTCATCATGGCGGTGGACCCGGAGGGCCGACTGGTCGGCACCTACTTCGGGGAGAACCGCAAGGTCTCCCAGGGCGACCAGGACAACATCCAGGAGGCCACCAAGGATGACTTCCGCGCAGGCCGGTGGACCGAGGGCATGATCGCCGGCATCGAGGACGCCGCCGGGCAGATGAACCAGCCGGTCGCACGCTCTGGTGTGGGGATCGGTGTGGGCGCCGGCGCGTCCTTTGTGACCCTCCTCGGCGCGGGTGGCTATCTCTGGGCCGGCCTGAACCGGCGCGACAAGAGCCGGGAGGCGCGTGCGGTGGGGGACCGGGCGATGGCCAACGTGGTCCGTGACTATGACGAGACGCAGATCCACGCCAACCTGATCCCCGAGCAGTCCCGCTACGGCGGCGCGATGCTGGGACGGTATGAGGAGTACACCGCGCAGTTCCGGGAACTGACCGAGCTGGGGAACGAGGCCAAGGGCATCCCCGAGAGTGCCTACGACAGTGCTGACACCGTCTCCACGATGACGACGTATCGCGAGACCGCCGAGTCGCTCGACACCCTGGACGACGTCATCGCCGACAGCGCCGCCCTGCTCAACCTGGACCGGGCCTGGCCGCAGGCCTGGGAGCGGCAGGTCGCCACCCTCCGTGCCGACCTGGAGGGCGTCGAGCCGCTGCTGTCCTCGACCCTGGACGAGGAGGTGCGTGGGCTGGCGGCGTCGCAGCCACTGCGGGAGTTCGCCTCCGCCGGTCTCGCTGAGCTGGACCGACTGCGGGGCGGGCTCGAGAGCGGGGAGGTCTCCCCCGACGACGCGCTGGACGCGGTGCGCGAGCTGCGGGACGGGCTGAGCGGACACCTCGACTCGCTGGCAGGCGATGTGGCCCGTCAGGTCGGAGATGACGAGGACGAGCGCGAGATGATGGAGAGCGCCATGCACCGTGAGCGGGTCAAGCGCGAGCCGACCATCCTGAGCACCACCGACCACACGTGGACCTGGATCACCATCAACTCGTTCGCCACCGGCTACTCCAACGGCACCCAGGAGGTGCAGAGCTCGCGGCAGGCCGCGTCCTCGAGCGGCTCCACCTCGGGCTACAGCTCCGGCGGCAGCTTCAGCGGCGCGGGCAGTTCGTCCCGCTTCTGA
- a CDS encoding GNAT family N-acetyltransferase, protein MNHESPEPTTPVADDRPAPTTRLVDLGPGDAERIMALEHLVWFEIAQGVSTEDNLAELDFERTRGAEIISPTPRLGAAADAAPPLAGFFASWPMAVTAPGPRGALTRLPMNGLTWVGVHPDTRRRGILRQMMTDHLHTAHEQGEVVAGLQAAEPAIYGRFGYGAASLDVTLTIARGTDLSAGDELDRAAEQVSTHFVPAGTPEAMEAIQRAHVSAAGHTLGAVTRNDSMARVWFRDHPSARGSKEPLQAMFAVRDGEPTGYALFRRTASWGDDGLPSGKVLVREIGASDPASLLALARRLVDFDLTSTVSLYGRGTDDPLLWWAGGPRQVGLRAHDSLWVRLVDVDAALTARGYAAPVDVVLDVVDPICPWNERRWRLTVGEDGVGRCLPTDDEPDLRLPVAALGAAFLGSRPLAAQAVAGVVSERHTGTVAELSRAMRGDVEPIAAIGF, encoded by the coding sequence GTGAATCACGAGAGCCCTGAGCCGACGACACCGGTTGCTGACGATCGCCCCGCACCGACCACCCGGTTGGTCGACCTCGGTCCCGGTGACGCCGAGCGCATCATGGCTCTGGAGCACCTGGTCTGGTTCGAGATCGCCCAGGGGGTCAGCACCGAGGACAACCTGGCCGAGCTCGACTTCGAGCGCACCCGTGGCGCCGAGATCATCTCCCCCACACCGCGGCTGGGGGCTGCCGCCGACGCTGCGCCGCCCCTGGCCGGGTTCTTCGCGTCCTGGCCCATGGCGGTCACCGCTCCCGGACCGCGCGGCGCCCTGACGCGTCTGCCGATGAACGGGCTCACCTGGGTCGGTGTGCACCCCGACACCAGACGGCGCGGCATCCTGCGTCAGATGATGACCGACCACCTGCACACGGCCCACGAGCAGGGCGAGGTCGTCGCCGGCCTCCAGGCCGCGGAGCCTGCCATCTATGGCAGGTTCGGCTATGGCGCCGCCTCCCTCGACGTCACCCTCACCATCGCTCGCGGCACGGACCTCTCGGCCGGCGACGAGCTGGACCGGGCCGCCGAGCAGGTCAGCACCCACTTCGTGCCCGCTGGCACGCCGGAGGCGATGGAAGCCATCCAGCGCGCCCACGTGTCAGCCGCCGGCCACACCCTCGGTGCGGTCACCCGCAACGACTCGATGGCCAGGGTCTGGTTCCGCGACCACCCCAGCGCCCGCGGCAGCAAGGAGCCGTTGCAGGCGATGTTCGCCGTGCGTGACGGTGAGCCGACCGGTTATGCGCTGTTCCGTCGGACGGCCAGCTGGGGCGATGACGGGCTGCCCAGCGGCAAGGTGCTGGTGCGGGAGATCGGGGCCAGCGACCCGGCCTCGCTCCTGGCCCTGGCGCGGCGCCTGGTCGACTTCGACCTGACGTCCACCGTCAGCCTGTATGGCCGAGGCACCGACGACCCGCTGCTCTGGTGGGCCGGTGGACCGCGCCAGGTCGGGTTGCGCGCCCATGACTCGTTGTGGGTGCGCCTGGTGGACGTGGACGCGGCCCTGACCGCCCGCGGCTATGCCGCCCCCGTGGACGTCGTGCTGGATGTCGTGGACCCGATCTGCCCGTGGAACGAGCGGCGCTGGCGGCTGACTGTCGGCGAGGACGGGGTGGGACGCTGCCTGCCCACCGACGACGAACCGGACCTTCGACTCCCGGTGGCCGCCCTCGGGGCCGCCTTCCTCGGGTCCCGACCCCTCGCCGCCCAGGCGGTCGCAGGCGTGGTGAGCGAGCGGCATACCGGGACTGTTGCCGAGCTGTCGCGCGCCATGCGCGGCGATGTCGAACCGATCGCCGCGATCGGCTTCTGA
- a CDS encoding MFS transporter, producing the protein MQSSSERRPTAGQTGSAGAVALVFAASGFVMAQTLARVPALRDHVGATEAELGLALVGGGIGSLLAMPHTARLIDRFGNRRVTAVAIVLGSLGWGSVGFAPNVWVLAGLLVLAGAPVGVWDVSMNIQGNRVEQLRSRTLMPYLHAAFSAGAVVGASVGAVAAWQGIGLLQVPVGGVVGLIVGLIAVRHFIPADPLPEETLRDATPRDTSQSAANAAPRGTSQPAASATPRGTRGITRTELLIGVVCLAAALAEGAANDWLALLLVDAHDAPAGFGALAFTAFNVTMLIGRLLGGPATARWGRANLARAGGVLAGAGILLITLVPSLEVALVAALMWGLGVSTVFPAAISAAGEIPGRGNKAIGMVSTIAYGAFLFGAPTIGVLAGAFGLDRALWLVVAFLVLLVVLAGNLGRTSHPSPTRRPT; encoded by the coding sequence GTGCAGAGCAGCAGCGAGCGTCGCCCCACGGCCGGGCAGACGGGGTCGGCTGGCGCCGTGGCGCTGGTCTTTGCCGCCTCGGGCTTTGTCATGGCGCAGACCCTGGCGCGGGTGCCCGCCCTGCGGGACCACGTCGGGGCCACCGAGGCGGAGCTCGGGCTCGCCCTCGTCGGTGGTGGCATCGGCTCCCTGCTGGCCATGCCGCACACGGCCCGACTGATCGACCGGTTCGGCAACCGGCGGGTCACCGCGGTGGCGATCGTGCTCGGCAGCCTGGGCTGGGGCAGCGTCGGCTTCGCCCCCAACGTCTGGGTGCTCGCCGGACTGCTGGTGCTGGCCGGTGCCCCCGTCGGCGTCTGGGACGTGTCGATGAACATCCAGGGCAACCGGGTCGAGCAGCTGCGCTCGCGGACCCTGATGCCTTATCTGCATGCCGCCTTCTCGGCGGGTGCGGTCGTCGGCGCCAGCGTGGGGGCAGTCGCGGCCTGGCAGGGCATCGGGTTGCTGCAGGTCCCGGTGGGCGGCGTCGTGGGACTCATCGTGGGCCTGATCGCGGTCCGGCACTTCATCCCCGCCGACCCGCTGCCGGAGGAGACCTTGCGCGATGCCACCCCCCGCGACACCTCACAATCAGCTGCCAATGCCGCCCCTCGCGGCACCTCACAACCAGCTGCCAGCGCCACCCCTCGCGGCACCCGCGGCATCACCCGCACCGAGTTGCTCATCGGCGTGGTGTGCCTGGCGGCTGCGCTCGCTGAGGGCGCCGCCAACGACTGGCTGGCCCTGTTGCTCGTGGACGCCCACGACGCCCCGGCCGGCTTCGGGGCGCTGGCGTTCACGGCGTTCAACGTCACCATGCTCATCGGTCGGTTACTCGGTGGCCCGGCGACGGCTCGCTGGGGCCGCGCCAACCTGGCGCGAGCGGGTGGGGTGCTCGCCGGTGCCGGGATCCTGCTGATCACCCTGGTGCCCTCGCTGGAGGTGGCGCTGGTCGCTGCCCTCATGTGGGGACTGGGCGTCTCCACGGTCTTCCCCGCTGCGATCTCGGCCGCGGGTGAGATCCCGGGCCGCGGCAACAAGGCGATCGGGATGGTCAGCACGATTGCCTACGGCGCGTTCCTGTTCGGTGCTCCCACCATCGGCGTGCTGGCAGGAGCCTTCGGGCTGGACCGCGCGCTCTGGCTCGTGGTCGCCTTCCTGGTCCTGTTGGTGGTGCTCGCCGGCAACCTCGGCCGCACGAGTCACCCCAGTCCCACGCGCCGGCCCACCTGA
- a CDS encoding RNA polymerase sigma factor, with protein MSDIRGTVDAVWRIEGAQVVATLARMTGDLGLAEDLAQEAVADALTQWPEAGVPRNAGAWLTAVAKRRAIDTWRRQERLQERYRTMAHDLTEAAEDEWQPIEDDVLRLVFTACHPVLSRETQVCLTLRVVGGLTSEEIARIMLVPVPTVQARITRAKKTLAASRVPFEAPEQTEWQDRLGGVLGVVYAVFTEGYAATSGQRWIRPDLANEALRLGRVLARLLPRESEVHGLVALMEFQASRFAARVAADGSPVLLADQDRSRWDRAQIRRGQAALARADQVGRGRGSYALQAALAECHAVARSVAETDWERIVLLYEALGRIAPSPVVELNRAVAVSMATGPASALRIVDQLSSAGTLRGSHLLPSVRGELLAQLGRTEEARSELVTAAGLASNEREAEVLRAKAADL; from the coding sequence ATGAGTGACATCAGGGGCACCGTCGACGCCGTCTGGCGCATCGAGGGAGCCCAGGTGGTGGCCACCCTGGCCCGGATGACCGGCGACCTCGGGCTCGCCGAGGACCTCGCCCAGGAGGCCGTCGCGGACGCCCTGACCCAGTGGCCGGAGGCCGGTGTCCCGCGCAATGCGGGTGCCTGGCTGACGGCGGTGGCCAAGCGGCGGGCCATCGACACCTGGCGCCGACAGGAACGGTTGCAGGAGCGTTATCGCACGATGGCGCACGACCTGACCGAGGCGGCCGAGGACGAGTGGCAGCCGATCGAGGACGACGTGCTGCGGCTGGTCTTCACGGCCTGCCACCCCGTCCTGTCCCGCGAGACGCAGGTCTGTCTCACGCTGCGCGTGGTCGGCGGCCTGACCAGCGAGGAGATCGCCCGCATCATGCTGGTCCCGGTCCCCACGGTGCAGGCCCGGATCACTCGCGCCAAGAAGACACTGGCCGCGTCGCGGGTGCCCTTCGAGGCTCCGGAACAGACCGAGTGGCAGGACCGGCTGGGCGGGGTGCTCGGCGTGGTCTATGCGGTCTTCACCGAGGGGTATGCGGCGACCTCCGGGCAGCGGTGGATCCGGCCCGACCTGGCCAACGAGGCCCTGCGACTCGGCCGCGTGCTGGCCCGGTTGCTGCCGCGGGAGTCGGAGGTGCACGGGCTGGTGGCGCTGATGGAGTTCCAGGCGTCCCGGTTCGCGGCGCGGGTGGCCGCCGACGGCAGCCCGGTGCTGCTCGCCGACCAGGACCGATCCCGCTGGGACCGAGCGCAGATCCGCCGCGGCCAGGCGGCGCTGGCCCGCGCCGATCAGGTGGGGCGGGGTCGCGGAAGTTATGCCCTGCAGGCTGCCCTCGCCGAGTGTCACGCGGTCGCCCGGAGCGTTGCGGAGACCGACTGGGAGCGGATCGTGCTGCTCTATGAGGCCCTCGGCCGGATCGCCCCGAGCCCGGTCGTCGAGCTCAACCGGGCGGTCGCGGTGTCCATGGCCACCGGTCCGGCGTCCGCCCTGCGGATCGTCGACCAACTCTCGTCCGCTGGAACGCTGCGCGGCTCGCACCTGTTGCCGAGCGTCCGCGGCGAGTTGCTCGCGCAGCTTGGACGCACCGAGGAGGCCCGCTCCGAGCTGGTGACTGCCGCCGGCCTGGCGAGCAACGAGCGGGAGGCAGAGGTGCTGCGCGCCAAGGCCGCCGACCTGTGA
- a CDS encoding YciI family protein: MKYMLIMRSTQEALDASKEMDFEEILNAMGAYNEALTNAGVLLAGEGLADTDEGFVVDFDAETPIITDGPYGETHELFNGFWILEVASKDEAAQWASRCPLGPGSKLEVRRVHDESDFADFADNEFVQKEEGWRKDQAARQTES; this comes from the coding sequence ATGAAGTACATGCTGATCATGCGGTCCACCCAGGAAGCTCTCGACGCCTCCAAGGAGATGGACTTCGAGGAGATCCTCAACGCGATGGGTGCCTACAACGAGGCTCTGACCAACGCCGGGGTCCTCCTGGCGGGCGAGGGCCTGGCCGACACCGACGAGGGTTTCGTCGTCGACTTCGACGCCGAGACCCCGATCATCACCGACGGCCCCTACGGCGAGACGCACGAGCTGTTCAACGGCTTCTGGATCCTGGAGGTGGCCAGCAAGGATGAGGCCGCCCAGTGGGCCAGCCGCTGCCCCCTCGGCCCCGGCAGCAAGCTGGAGGTGCGCCGCGTCCACGACGAGAGCGACTTCGCCGACTTCGCGGACAACGAGTTCGTCCAGAAGGAAGAGGGCTGGCGCAAGGACCAGGCCGCCCGCCAGACGGAGAGCTGA
- a CDS encoding GNAT family N-acetyltransferase: MRTDVEQSPGDSTTGLILREPLATDRAQAEAAQVELAAADFNFLLRGPDQTWEQWLDRVERDRAGADLAPGRVPATMLFAVVDDEIVGRVHIRHELTEALLEEGGHLGYGVRPDHRRRGHATQMLAQGLDVVRSLGVERALVTCDDDNPGSIRTIERCGGALEDKRSRDGGTLTRRYWIDLT, encoded by the coding sequence ATGCGAACCGACGTCGAGCAATCCCCTGGTGACAGCACCACCGGGCTGATCCTGCGCGAGCCGCTCGCGACGGATCGGGCCCAGGCGGAGGCAGCTCAGGTCGAGCTGGCCGCCGCCGACTTCAACTTCCTGCTGCGAGGTCCGGACCAGACCTGGGAGCAGTGGTTGGATCGGGTCGAGCGCGATCGCGCCGGTGCTGACCTGGCACCGGGTCGGGTGCCCGCGACCATGTTGTTTGCCGTGGTCGACGACGAGATCGTCGGACGAGTCCACATCCGGCACGAGCTCACCGAGGCCCTGCTCGAGGAGGGTGGCCACCTCGGCTATGGCGTGCGCCCGGACCACCGCCGACGCGGCCATGCGACGCAGATGCTGGCGCAGGGCCTGGACGTCGTCCGGAGCCTCGGCGTCGAGCGGGCGCTGGTCACCTGCGATGACGACAACCCGGGCTCGATCCGCACCATCGAGCGCTGCGGCGGCGCGCTGGAGGACAAGCGCTCGCGCGACGGCGGCACGCTCACGCGGCGCTACTGGATCGACCTCACCTGA
- a CDS encoding isochorismate synthase, producing the protein MTVPVLPRLRARTLEAPPQPDLFDLLPPDVDPATVVSWVREGDGLIGWGRAAASTDDGMPSGPDRFTAAAQWWADLVEATDVVDEVNLPGTGLVAFGSFAFSPDSPDLGGLVVPRVVAGQRDGRAWVTSIEALDDAGQVSTQAGRSHTGATTVASGQGELADGIRLEPGAVAPEDWPRVIRRAIGRIEAGEVDKVVLARDVRAVADSPIDTVALLRRLAARYAATWTFAVDGLVGATPEMLVRLQEGRVRSRVLAGTVRRGGTPAPSVTEAHPELEDQHTPDPRLHLVSAAKELEEHAFAVRSVAEKLAPHCESLEVPEQPFVLELPDVYHLATDLSGRAADDATSLDLAAALHPSAAVCGTPFADAARLIDELEGMDRGRYAGPVGWLDASGDGDWGIALRCGQLAADALSMRLFAGGGIVSASDPDAELAETEVKLAAMRHALGLGS; encoded by the coding sequence GTGACCGTCCCCGTCCTGCCCCGTCTGCGCGCCCGCACCCTTGAGGCGCCCCCACAGCCCGATCTGTTCGACCTGCTGCCCCCAGACGTCGACCCGGCGACCGTTGTCAGCTGGGTGCGCGAGGGGGACGGGTTGATCGGGTGGGGCCGCGCGGCCGCCAGCACGGACGACGGTATGCCGAGTGGTCCGGACCGGTTCACCGCTGCGGCCCAGTGGTGGGCCGACCTGGTCGAGGCCACGGACGTGGTCGACGAGGTCAACCTGCCCGGCACCGGCCTGGTCGCCTTCGGTTCCTTCGCCTTCTCCCCTGACTCCCCCGATCTCGGGGGCCTGGTCGTGCCCCGGGTGGTGGCTGGCCAGCGAGACGGTCGGGCCTGGGTGACCAGCATCGAGGCCCTCGACGACGCCGGCCAGGTGTCGACCCAGGCCGGCCGCAGCCACACCGGAGCCACGACCGTGGCGAGCGGTCAGGGAGAGCTGGCTGACGGCATACGGCTGGAGCCGGGCGCTGTCGCCCCCGAGGACTGGCCGCGGGTGATCCGGCGTGCGATCGGGCGCATCGAGGCCGGTGAGGTCGACAAGGTCGTGCTGGCCCGCGATGTCCGCGCTGTCGCCGACTCCCCCATCGACACCGTTGCGCTGCTGCGCAGACTCGCAGCGCGCTATGCGGCCACCTGGACCTTCGCCGTCGATGGGCTGGTCGGGGCCACCCCCGAGATGCTCGTGCGGCTGCAGGAGGGGCGGGTGCGCTCGCGTGTCCTGGCCGGGACCGTGCGCCGGGGCGGCACCCCCGCGCCGTCGGTGACCGAGGCGCACCCCGAGTTGGAGGACCAGCACACCCCGGACCCGCGGCTGCACCTGGTCTCGGCCGCCAAGGAGCTCGAGGAGCACGCCTTCGCGGTGCGCTCTGTCGCCGAGAAACTGGCACCCCACTGCGAGAGCCTGGAGGTCCCCGAGCAGCCGTTCGTGCTCGAGCTGCCGGACGTCTATCACCTGGCAACCGACCTGAGCGGGCGCGCGGCAGACGACGCCACCTCGTTGGACCTGGCCGCCGCCCTGCACCCCTCGGCGGCGGTCTGTGGCACCCCGTTCGCAGACGCTGCCCGGCTCATCGACGAGCTCGAGGGCATGGACCGCGGCCGCTATGCCGGCCCGGTCGGCTGGCTCGATGCCAGCGGCGACGGCGACTGGGGCATCGCCCTGCGTTGCGGCCAGCTGGCGGCAGATGCCCTCTCGATGCGCCTGTTCGCCGGTGGTGGGATCGTCTCCGCGTCCGACCCGGACGCCGAGCTCGCCGAGACCGAGGTGAAACTCGCTGCCATGCGGCACGCCCTCGGCCTAGGCTCCTGA
- a CDS encoding demethylmenaquinone methyltransferase: MSRASLDKAPHEVAEMFDEVAGRYDLTNDVLSLGQDRLWRRAVVRAIDARPGERVLDIAAGTGTSSEPFADAGVDVVPADFSLGMLRKGNRRRPDLAFTAADALALPFADGSFDVVTMSFGLRNVADTGQALEEFHRVTKPGGRLVICEFSTPTFGPFRTVYQEYLMRALPAVARRVSSNPDSYVYLAESIQVWPDQDALARQIRAAGWSGVRWRNLTGGVVAVHHAVR; the protein is encoded by the coding sequence ATGAGTCGCGCGAGTCTGGACAAGGCCCCTCACGAGGTCGCTGAGATGTTTGATGAGGTGGCCGGTCGCTACGACCTGACGAACGACGTGCTGTCGCTGGGTCAGGACCGGTTGTGGCGGCGCGCCGTGGTCCGGGCGATCGATGCCCGACCTGGTGAGCGGGTCCTGGACATCGCTGCCGGCACCGGCACCAGCAGTGAGCCGTTCGCCGACGCCGGCGTCGATGTGGTGCCAGCCGACTTCTCGCTCGGCATGCTCCGCAAGGGCAACCGGCGGCGCCCTGACCTGGCCTTCACCGCCGCCGACGCGCTCGCCCTGCCCTTCGCCGACGGCTCCTTTGACGTGGTCACGATGTCCTTCGGGCTGCGCAACGTCGCCGACACCGGCCAGGCGCTGGAGGAGTTCCACCGGGTCACCAAGCCCGGGGGACGCCTGGTGATCTGCGAGTTCAGCACCCCGACGTTTGGTCCCTTCCGGACGGTCTATCAGGAGTATCTGATGCGCGCCCTGCCCGCTGTGGCCAGGCGGGTCAGCAGCAACCCCGACTCGTATGTCTATCTGGCCGAGTCCATCCAGGTGTGGCCCGACCAGGACGCCCTGGCCCGGCAGATTCGCGCGGCTGGCTGGAGCGGTGTGCGCTGGCGCAACCTGACCGGGGGAGTCGTCGCCGTGCACCACGCGGTGCGCTGA